Genomic segment of Hoplias malabaricus isolate fHopMal1 chromosome 14, fHopMal1.hap1, whole genome shotgun sequence:
GTTTTGGATCACATTTCTGGACCTTTTTAAAGCTGTGTCTTTTACTGTTTACAGAGTCTGTGAGTTCATCAGGACAGAGGACCGTCTTCTGTCCAATTCACAAACAGGAGGCGCTTAAGCTCTTCTGTGAGACCTGTGACAAACTGACATGCAGAGACTGTCAGTTGTTAGAGCACAAAGAACACAGGTCAGCCAGCCATGTTCTCCATTATCAATGTTTTTAACTGCTTTGTCACATTCTTAATATTGCCACTGAtttgctgtgtttgtggattAGCACGCCTGTGTGATATGATATACTCTGTGTCTATTACACCAAGGTTTGTGTTAagtattatgtgtgtgtatatatatatatatatatatatatatatatatatatatatatatatatatatatatatatatatatatatatgtgtgtgtgtttgagatgtGTTGGCTTTTTTCAGCTTCTGGTCAATGTAGCTGATAGAAGCTACCTGTGTTTTTTTTGCCCTTTTGTAGGTACCAATTCTTGGAAGAAGCCTTTCAGATTCAGAAAGGAATTATTGAGACATTCATGTCAAAACTGCAGGAGAAGAAAAATTTTGTACAGTTTTCTGCAGCTCAGGTGCAAAACAGGTAGGGCTGATGCCAAATTCCTCACATTCTCAAAAGTCTcggtctgtctgtgtgtgtgagagagtgtgaatatgcatatttaaatgtaaactcGTTTGGCTATAGTGCTGAGAAATCCTAAACAGGCATATTTTTGTAGACCtgtaaagctttcatcttttaCAGAACAGAAATCAAATCCTCTCTAATAAGAGGAAGCAGAGTAgatgtttatttcttctgtaCACAGTTTGAGAAACCTGAAACTGGATTTCCAAAAAACCAGCACTCTATTAGACTGTGGCCAGCTGTGGATAGAGAATAAGGGCTtaggttgttggtttgattcccacgaccagcaggaaaactgggggagGTTGGAGTGaggcaacccccccccccccctcaatccatggctgaggtgtcCTTGAACAAGGCACTGCTCCCCATGTGCCGGAGATGGCTGTGTTTGTTCACAACCCCTACTGCACtagtgtgtattcactgccacagatggcttaaatgcagaagacacattatGTCACTGTttcaaaaaaatttaaaagctgtctttcacatttcacatgtGAAACTTTCATGAttaatggaccagtagaaatgctccagaaatattaaagaaaaagtTAATTAACCTTTTCTTCTTTGCTTTTAAAGTTACTTCTTTATAGAGGAATAGAGCTATTTAGATATGCTTTTCTTTGGATAGTAAGGACATGTTTTGGATTATTGTAtggcagaaaatgcaaccaacatTTGGGAGTGTGAAAAAAcattatgcattttttaaattttctttaAGAAACTATAAGCAAATCTCCAAAGTTGTAGTATAAACACCAGATGGTGTATATAAACACCATGTTTCTTTGAGAAGAATCTCATTTACTTTCTTGAATcttttatatctttatttagCTGAATAAAGTAAATAGAAGATTTCCGCAGTTTCACTGACCAGTTTTTGGAGCGTAAGTGTGTCAGGcatcattttaaatttgttcatatttacaaaatagaATCGGGTTGGTTCAGAAGATTTGTCTTTGtgattttgtcagttaaataatggTTCAAGAatattaacaaatcacagattcttgatGTTCTTTCAATTCACAGAAATCCTTTGCCTGAATGGGGTTTGTAGTTGTTGAGCCTTATCAGTAATTATCTGTTAAATACTTTGCCTGGGaatgtaataaatgaataatccTATGATTCGTGTTTGATTTCACCCACTTGCATTCCAATACAGCTGTGTACATCCAGTTATTTTTCTGGCGTCTTTTTGGGGACCGAAAAATGTCCAAATGTGATTGAGCATCATGTATAAACAAAGCCTCATTTAGAGCATTGTCTTTACAGAGGCGTGTATTTAAATCGCAGGTGTGTGACTGCAGTCCTGCTGTGCTCAAATACTGCACAGTTGCCCTACTCTATATCCCATAACCCGATTTAGCTCAACAGCTAATTATTAAAACCCGTCATTAATTTAATCATATGGGAGTGAAGCAAGAAAAGAATTTCTTGACTTTGGTTGTGAAAGAGTAATTTATAAATCCTGTTGTTAAAagattttctttcttctgtttatcAAAAGGGGAAGGCTATTAATTCACTTGTTTCCTCTCTCTTGTGGCAGACTGAAAGAagcaacagagacacacaagAAGGTTGAGCATGATATTAAGGTTGCAGTGTTTACCCTCATCAACGAAATCAACAAGAAGGGCAAGTCTCTACTTCAGCAGCTGGAGGTATGGTGGCAGCACAGAGCAGATTCATTCAGTTTGAACCCAAATGTCAAACGAATAGACCATATTTTTGATTAACAGACATGCCTCCTCCTGCAGGTAATTTcactacattttttaataagcatgtgtgtgtattttagatTGGTCAGTGTTTATTAACACACATTAATTGGTCATAACAGGCAAGCACTCCTAAATGTATGTTATATATTTGATACTATGTTTTGGGTGTGTGAAATGTGAAGGATACATCAGTTCCAGACTCACATACTGGGTTTTACACTGcattaatacataatttaaCTTGACATCCAAACTCATGATTCATGACTTGATAAAATAGAAACATTGACTCTCCACTTGACTCAGACTCCAAAGCTTATGACTCATTGGAGGATTCAGAACTTATTACTAACCTATAAGTCACCCACATGTTTTAACTGCTTATTTATTGTAAGTTTGCAATACAGAGTACAAATTTAATTGTATTCTATGAGTTAGAGGAGGCTGAACATAAAAGGACCTTCTATATCTGGCTCAGCAATTTGATTGTCAGATCAGCACAGTATTAAAGCTCAGTAAATTTAGAAATTGGCCGCCATGAAGCTCCACACAGTTGAGCACAAAGTGGCGCACAAGCAGGCTATTGAAAGTAAATTTACTCACTTCCTGTTGACTTAAACTCATCCTGGGGACTCAAACAGGACTCATCCTGTTGACCCATGACTCAATACCGACTTGCATCATGTTGACCTGTGAATCAACTTGAACTCACTATTTCATGATTTTGACTCAACTCGTGAatactgtgtaaaaataaattatcagtATGGCTACACATTTTACAGTTTCTCTGAATATAGAGTGACAAGCTAGTGAGGAAAATGCAGTTTTACATTCTCACAAAAAAGATACGGTACaggtacagggtgggccatttatagggatacaccttaataaaatgggaatggttgttgatattaacttcctgtttgtggcacattagtatatgggagaggggaaacttttcaagatgggtggtgaccatgatggccattttgaagtcggccattttggatccaacttttgttttttcaatgggaagagggtcatgtgacacatcaaacttattgggaatttcagaagaaaaacaatggtgtgctttaaCAAtgggttttaacgtaactttattctttcatgagttatttacaagtttctgaccacttataaaatgtgttcaaagtgctgcccattgtgttggattgtcaatgcaaccctcttctcccactcttcacacactgatagcaacaccgtaggagaaatgctagcacaagcttccagtatccgtagtttgtttattaaggtgtatccatataaatggcccaccctgtacattatTGTCACAAATGGTGCCTTTTGTGTAAAAGTGGTggtaaagtccagttgtgtttcctaaaTGTACACTAcaagtaaatatttgtaatctttcattatagaattgTGTAAAATCAGATatgtcctggagattaaatgggggCGTATGAAATAAACAtagttttaaaatctacaattacaatagaataaggtacaattttGTTCTGTAAAGAAATGTATAGAATATGTATTCTTGAGGTtaccatcacagtgacacacatacattttttttcccctcccagTGTATGTAGCATGTCTCCTTGCGCATTCGTTTATTCTATGCTCTTGTCCCTGCTTCTGTAATATTTCAGTGCTTCATTTGTTTTGCTAACTGATGGTCTCCTTTTGCAGAGTATGACGAAAGAGCGCACCATGAAGCTGTTCAACCAACAGCAAAACATCAACTCAATGGCACAGCAGATACTTCATGTGCTGCGTTTCACACACTGGGCCATCAGCAATGGCAGCAGCACTGCGCTGCTCTACAGCAAGAGACTGGTAAGTACACCCCCATCACTGGTCGGCAGTAATGGTCATGCCTTGAAGTGTAAGAACAGCAAAAATGAAGGTATTTCTATGGTAGGTAGTTAATATTGTGTACTGTCGGTAGTTTTGTGTTTTCCATATCTGAAAGAAGCCTCCAGTATAGTTTGGTTTAAGCCATGTGCCGTGACGTCAGTGGGTCCTAGCAGCAAAAACCTCCATGTATCATTATCTGCCCCACCCATGATTACATCACGATAACTGGTGGAAGTTAACTCAGGATTTTGAAAGAGTGCGGAGATGGGACGCAAGGCTACTAGTGTTGCTCTTTAAGCTGGTCTTAACTAATTTACTCATTTGAAAGTCCACTCTGTTAAAGCTATATTTGTACTACAGCCTTCAGCTGTGGATCACTAAGGCGGCTTGGAGTGCAAGCCTTAGAGctgcttgtttattttgatttacCTTCTAAAATTAATTTggttttataatataatatataaactcTGTCTAATCACAATCACCGACACAGTTATGATTTCTATATCTTTTTTCATCCCTACTGGTTAGCAACATTATCTAACCCTGTTTATCACTGATAAAAACTAttctttatattcattttttaaacattttttgagACATTAGTCCTATTTGTCAGTGTGGTTTGTCATCTCAGtagaaaagaactgaaatagtttttttttttaatagagttGTTTATTTAGGTATGTGATTCAACACTAGCAATTAGCCTTCATAATTGCATGGCTGGAGGCAAAGCAGGGAAAACACTGAATTATTGACTAGTAAaattgatatatttttatttttttaaatgctgttctTTTCAGGTAATAAGCAATTCAATTACTTTCTGTTAAAATAACTTTCTCATTGCAGATTACATACCAGTTGCGTCACATCCTTAAGGTTCCACTTGACCCAATACCTCCAGCAAATGGTGCGGTACATTTCTTCTGTGACCCAAATTTTTGGGCCAAGAACGTCGTCAACCTTGGTAACCCCTCAAGTTTCTTTTTCTATTATTAAGCTTTACAGAGTTCATGGTCATGGGGACATTGTGgctaatgaaaatgaatgattttcAGCGGAGAGTATTAGCAGTGGCTATGGGATGCTTATTAACAAACATATAAGGGTTTAATGAGATGAGGACTGTAACATGTATCAGTTTGAGACACTTATAATTAAACATCATCTAATGAGCTTAAAGCAGACTTTTAACTATTGCAGATGGCATCACCTTAGTTGTCATTGTAGTATTTCCTGTTACATTTGTgttaatgctacaaaaaaaaggGTGAAATGAGACCAACATGTCCTTGTCGACATACTGCTGAATAGTCCTCAGTCATCAGTTGTTTAAGAAATGTAGGAATCTACATATTTTGAGTGATCAAGTGATCTTGTTTATAGAAAAGACATATCTATAAAAAAGATATAATGAAACTCTCATAGATTACAAAGCCTGGTAGACTGGGATGCCTTAAAGGATGGTACCCTGTACAGAAATGCACAAAAACATTCTTGTGTGATGGTGTCCCAGACAGGGAATaggcctagtcctggactacacagcagtTTAAATTGTGATTGTTCCGTTGAGAGGAGGATAtggtccaggactaggcttaatctctGCCTTGGAAAGCACCCAGGTGTGTTACTGTGAGACTAATCACTGCTGAGTTTAGAAGATAAgtatttgtcttgttttaatttgtatctttctttctcttctttagGTAACCTGGTGATTGAAAAAGTGCCACCACCTGCACCACACCCTGCAAACATGATGGGGCAGCAAATCTCTCCTGGACACAACACAGctggaaaacaccctggacaaATCAACCTTGCTCAGCTCCGGCTGCAGCACATGCAACAGGCTGCTTTAGCtcagaaacagcagcagcatcaaCATCAGCAACAACATCAGCAGCAGATCCAGCAGCAAATGCGCATCGCCTCACAGATGTCTCAGCATCCAAGACAGGGAGGACCACCTCAGATAATGCAGCAACAGGTGAAGACATGTTTGAGGAATAATACTGACATAGAACTGTTGTGAATATGAAAGTATGATGTTCATGACAAACGATTAACCACAGGCAGATGATGTGAACTTAAACATATGAAGGTTAACCACTGTCATGATTCAGGATAACTGTGGTTTTGTGAAGGCTCAAATACATTTGGTTAGTCACGTTATTAATAATCGGCTGTTAAATGAACTGTTTTACagtttatgcattttttttttgatcattGTAAATGCTttattgttcattatttttgtgtttcagCCTCCGAGGCTTATTAGCATGCAGTTGATGCAGAGGGAAGGGGTTAATGGCACTACCCAAATGTACCCCCCTTCGCACCACTTGCGCATGACATCTGCACAGGGTCGCATGCCTGTGGCCCAGCCTCGCCTCAACGGGCAGCCATATCCCATGATGCAACCACAGCTCCAAAGACGGGTCAGTGTGTTCTGCTTTAGTTTAGCATGATCACCAGTGCTCCTGGAGACTTTACTTCAAAGCTCACTCtaatgtagtgtgtggtgtgatgtttgtttcctGCAAAAGATTTTAATAAGCAAGGCTTGGTTGATTTGTAAGTAAACATGGACAGATCACAAAGCTTAAAGCTTGCTGTCTAACTCTGTAAGTGCAGGGTTAGTTATTTTCCAATACAGTTATcaattataaatgtgttatatacAACTCAAGTCATTTTAATAATGAGCGTAAATCAGAGTGTGGTATATTAGGTTTGAAACACACTGTAAGGTTATAGTCTGAAATAATTCCTTCAAAATCTGGCTTCTGAACATCACTTCACAGCCTCCCAGTGAAAATCACCATGTCCTTTTCCCTTGTAGCATTCCAACCCTGGCCACGCAGGCCCCTTCCCTGTGGCTTCACTACACAACGTCAGTGCTGCCAACCCCACCAGCCCAACCAGTGCCAGTATGGCCAGTGCCCATGGTCACCGTGGCCCAACTAGCCCTGTTGTGGGCCCCATTGAACTCATTCCCTCAGTCACCAATCCTGAGAACCTGCCCAGCCTGCCTGACATTCCCCCCATCCAGGTACACACTCCATTTTTAGAGCAATGTGCATTTAAAGTGAATTGGATTTCTAAGAATTACTGTTAAGTAGAAAACGGATTTGCAGAGGGTAAGACCTgaatgttttgcttttttttcctgatattAGTTGGAAGATGCAGGTTCCAGCATGTTGGACAATCTCTTAAGCCGATACATCAATGCTAGCACACAGCCATCTCTGGCACCCACCAATAACCTTAACGCCTCACCAGGACCCTCAACACACTCGCCAGGGTCATCAGGTACCTCAGAACTTACTTACAATTGGGCAGGATACAGAATTTACTGCTCCTGTAAGATTCTGTTGGCTAACAATCAGATAAAAGCACAGAATTTATATAtctaaaataaatgcatttctaaATGTGTTGTCTGAGAAGCCTGAATATCTTCCCCCTCTCTAGGGTTATCTAACTCACTGACTCCAGCTCGGCCGTCTAGTTCTTCTAGCACAGGAAGTCGTGGCAGGTAAATGCTGCATACTAATAAGCATCACATAAGTATACACTGGTTCAGTGATGCACCGTTACTTTGGAGCAGTGCtctgtaaaatgtgttttaacttcAGACAATTGGCTACTGTtctttgtgatttttatatGTGGAGAACGTGAAAgacaacctgtgtgtgttttgtagttGTGGGTCAGCAGGTAGGACTGCTACTGTGAATACAGCCGTAGACCAGGTGAAAGTCAAacaggagccaggagtggaggaAGAATGTGGATATTCTGGGGCCAGTGTCAAGACTGAGCGAGGCAAAGACGGCCGACGGAGTGCTTGCATGGTATTCTGACTTACTGCTGTTTCAGTGGGCTATGTActagacattcattcactaGGCTTGAACAGTTTGACAGTATTATTTTTAAGTTAGAAGTCCTGTCCCCCACTGGGTTTTTTGCTTAGAGACCATGATCAGAAACATTGGCCCTCAATTAtgcattttaaaggctaagcaccacttaatggacctccatgaatatttcacattattttagttactgacagatataagtatgaattaaaatgaaaatagcagcttaatttgctttaaaactgacaatttcattaaattgatggaaaaacatgagctcgctacggaaattcttgaacgcctCCGTGACGTCAccggtggacaacagctgaacaacgccgcggtaaaacaccgttatgactgactgttatgacagtatctagctaaataaccaacattattcatgacaatagcctagcaataagctaaactcaaatgtagaggtaccgttattcttgtaaatgtgatcgaagtcgaactcgaattcatccgacactataaacctccgtaatgcagctacgtagccgagtataatctgagccaccgagtttagcaagtcaagggGACCAACggttttttaaaccttattccttgaattagtaagaaataaatcaataaacacaagttaggaactcaaaatccactgtatttattttgcttgacacttggtgcttagcctttaagcatAACCCTAGGACTGGAGAAAGGGCTAGAAACAAAACTAACGTTTTTAACTAAATAGACTGCCTGTGGgatttgtgtatgtatgtgtaaaatatatatatatatatatatatatatatatatatatacaaatgagTGTGAACTTAATGATAATTTGTTGTTTGGTGGATGTTTTGGGGATGGATCTTTGGTGCCTGTTGATTTTTAATACCtattagcaacattagcttGATAACTGCAGTGCTAAACTGAAATATGAGCCAAAGATGAGCTGACTAACTCTGGGTAACTGAAAAATTTTACaaacttttctttttatttctgtttataatTTTCAAAGATGGGACAGACCATCAAGACAGAACACACTGTTGTAAGGACTcatacaaaacaaaagaacaccTCATCAGTGTTAACcttcatttataattttatgTTAAACATAAAAACTCGAGGAAAATTTTGGATAAGGAGGTAGCAACTAAGGAGACAAATTCAGCTTCAGCTGTGTGTATTGTTGCCTTGCAAGCGAGTTGTCTGTTTTGTCACGTCCTGTGGAAACGCATTGTCTCTACTGAGTTAATGAATAGGAGTGTACAGACTGTTTATATCATGCTGCTGCAGTGATGTTTAGCTGAGTCCAGTCTTTGAAACCTGTCCAAAGTAATCACTGGCACAAGTTTTCACAAgacttattttttgttttgttttgttttgttttatttcctcttCAAATTTCTGCCTCTGAAACATGCAAATGTGACTGTTCCCCTTTTATTGTCCCTGTTTGTTGCCTTAACATTTTTTGTGTTCATTAATGTTGTGTTTTGCACGTGTGTCAGTGCTTGCATTCTGAAGGCTGTTGTGTTTTGACTCTGGACCAGACCAGAAAATGCTATTTTAAATGCTTTGAGATGAAGCACCGAGTTCAGAAGTAACATAAGTGCAACTTTAGATTACCTACTAAAGAGCTGCTCTTGTGTGTTCATCCCTTGACTGTCAGTAGGCATTGAAATTTACTGTTTAACGCCACCGTGTGGCCGGTGTGGGTTATTTTCTGCTTATAATTAGCATTGCCATTTCAAAAAGgcctaaaatatttattaattcattcattcattgtctgtaaacagcttatcaaattcagggtcacggtgggtctggaggctACTTGGAATCGCTGGGCACAAGTGATaatttggaaaaatatattcCCAAACTCCAGCAGTGTTTTCATTTTGTATCATacacatgttttaaataatgtataaaaactCATTTCAATGGCTGTTCGAGAGCAAATCTGTTTTATTATGAATAACTTGCCAGGGAAGAGTAGTGAATAAGACTATATTAAGGCCACATTCTCTGTAAATTTGACCCCCATCCTGCATTCTGACTGTTTCCTCTGCTAAAGCGGTCCATTTATTTGAGTGCGGTTTCATTAATTTGTTGTTTCTATTCGCCTCTGTCTGTCCAGATGAGCAGTCCAGAGACCAGTGCTACCCCACCTCTTCCGGTTCTGGGTTCTGTGTCGTCTGGTTCTGTGCAGGATGTTTTAAGAACCCTGGGGGAGCATGTCAAAACAGAGCCACAGAACACCTCCTGCAACAGCACAAATACTCCTCTGACTAATGGCAGCATGGGTACAGAGGCCCAGGGCTTTTCACATCGCTTCCAAAAGGGCAGCAGCTTACAGGCTAATGCTAACAGCCAGCCAGGGACAGAAGGAAAGGAGGATGACCCCAATGAAGACTGGTGTGCAGTGTGTCAGAATGGAGGAGAGCTCCTGTGCTGTGACCGCTGCCCTAAAGTATTCCACATCACCTGCCACATCCCGACCCTCCGCTCCTTACCCAGGTTTGCATCACCGTttccgctccacattaaaaggtcATAACTTTGAAATTTGAGGCATAACTTATAACGTTTTAAACCTCTTCCATGCTGCCAGTGCAGTGTTATATTACTATAATATGTGTATCATGTCACTGTTTATGTTGTTgatatttgtttctttcttttactgTCCCCTTCTTGTGTTCAGTGGAGACTGGATGTGCACATTCTGCAGAAATCTGACCAATCCAGAAATGGACTATAACTGCAATGATGACCCTCCCAATAAGAAGAGTGACTGTGGCATGAGTCCAGAGGACCAGAGGGTAAGTCCACCTTTTATGATCTCACCTTGAAACACAGAAAAAGCaagatacagtggaacctctaccttccgtgacccggttcgtaaatggaaaagttcgtttctcgagtcaattttccccatttaagaTAATggagcccccaccccgaaagtcaccctttttgcactgatacatgtttacaacactctcaaattagtaaaacaatacatgtagcgttactaaaaataaaaaagaaatacagtggtaacagtaataaaaagaaataaagttttaagtcgttacatatcgctaccttgaaaACGTGAcaactgg
This window contains:
- the trim33 gene encoding E3 ubiquitin-protein ligase TRIM33 isoform X1, translating into MERQEKVAKLNGHDAETAPEPAGEAETAPGDGGGGGECGQDGEKSASRESTPATACGAESKDKDNDNREGGEERAEKDGGEKQGEGEANSSPNGTGTVTGSFEAPEAGETPSASSTDFPSEPAAAPPAPPAPAAPINLLESCAVCKQCLQNRDCEPKLLPCLHSFCLKCIPQPERQISVAVPGPHGQDTHIVNIMRCTVCYQEYKQTDMIDNYFVKDTTEVSSTSTEKSTQACTSCEDNASGIGFCVECGEWLCKTCIEAHQRVKFTKDHTIRKKEELTQESVSSSGQRTVFCPIHKQEALKLFCETCDKLTCRDCQLLEHKEHRYQFLEEAFQIQKGIIETFMSKLQEKKNFVQFSAAQVQNRLKEATETHKKVEHDIKVAVFTLINEINKKGKSLLQQLESMTKERTMKLFNQQQNINSMAQQILHVLRFTHWAISNGSSTALLYSKRLITYQLRHILKVPLDPIPPANGAVHFFCDPNFWAKNVVNLGNLVIEKVPPPAPHPANMMGQQISPGHNTAGKHPGQINLAQLRLQHMQQAALAQKQQQHQHQQQHQQQIQQQMRIASQMSQHPRQGGPPQIMQQQPPRLISMQLMQREGVNGTTQMYPPSHHLRMTSAQGRMPVAQPRLNGQPYPMMQPQLQRRHSNPGHAGPFPVASLHNVSAANPTSPTSASMASAHGHRGPTSPVVGPIELIPSVTNPENLPSLPDIPPIQLEDAGSSMLDNLLSRYINASTQPSLAPTNNLNASPGPSTHSPGSSGLSNSLTPARPSSSSSTGSRGSCGSAGRTATVNTAVDQVKVKQEPGVEEECGYSGASVKTERGKDGRRSACMMSSPETSATPPLPVLGSVSSGSVQDVLRTLGEHVKTEPQNTSCNSTNTPLTNGSMGTEAQGFSHRFQKGSSLQANANSQPGTEGKEDDPNEDWCAVCQNGGELLCCDRCPKVFHITCHIPTLRSLPSGDWMCTFCRNLTNPEMDYNCNDDPPNKKSDCGMSPEDQRKCERLLLYVFCHELSVEFQEPVPSSVPNYYKIIKNPMHLNLVKSKLQLKHLQHYQSPKEFVYDVRLVFSNCAKYNEMSRIIQVYDEEKQSNVQADSEVAEAGKAVSVYFEEKLLEIYPDQSFPVEPEKRSREEEEQKNEDDSDDDIVQPKRKRLKNDEKLLHIK
- the trim33 gene encoding E3 ubiquitin-protein ligase TRIM33 isoform X2 — translated: MERQEKVAKLNGHDAETAPEPAGEAETAPGDGGGGGECGQDGEKSASRESTPATACGAESKDKDNDNREGGEERAEKDGGEKQGEGEANSSPNGTGTVTGSFEAPEAGETPSASSTDFPSEPAAAPPAPPAPAAPINLLESCAVCKQCLQNRDCEPKLLPCLHSFCLKCIPQPERQISVAVPGPHGQDTHIVNIMRCTVCYQEYKQTDMIDNYFVKDTTEVSSTSTEKSTQACTSCEDNASGIGFCVECGEWLCKTCIEAHQRVKFTKDHTIRKKEELTQESVSSSGQRTVFCPIHKQEALKLFCETCDKLTCRDCQLLEHKEHRYQFLEEAFQIQKGIIETFMSKLQEKKNFVQFSAAQVQNRLKEATETHKKVEHDIKVAVFTLINEINKKGKSLLQQLESMTKERTMKLFNQQQNINSMAQQILHVLRFTHWAISNGSSTALLYSKRLITYQLRHILKVPLDPIPPANGAVHFFCDPNFWAKNVVNLGNLVIEKVPPPAPHPANMMGQQISPGHNTAGKHPGQINLAQLRLQHMQQAALAQKQQQHQHQQQHQQQIQQQMRIASQMSQHPRQGGPPQIMQQQPPRLISMQLMQREGVNGTTQMYPPSHHLRMTSAQGRMPVAQPRLNGQPYPMMQPQLQRRHSNPGHAGPFPVASLHNVSAANPTSPTSASMASAHGHRGPTSPVVGPIELIPSVTNPENLPSLPDIPPIQLEDAGSSMLDNLLSRYINASTQPSLAPTNNLNASPGPSTHSPGSSGLSNSLTPARPSSSSSTGSRGSCGSAGRTATVNTAVDQVKVKQEPGVEEECGYSGASVKTERGKDGRRSACMMSSPETSATPPLPVLGSVSSGSVQDVLRTLGEHVKTEPQNTSCNSTNTPLTNGSMGTEAQGFSHRFQKGSSLQANANSQPGTEGKEDDPNEDWCAVCQNGGELLCCDRCPKVFHITCHIPTLRSLPSGDWMCTFCRNLTNPEMDYNCNDDPPNKKSDCGMSPEDQRKCERLLLYVFCHELSVEFQEPVPSSVPNYYKIIKNPMHLNLVKSKLQLKHLQHYQSPKEFVYDVRLVFSNCAKYNEADSEVAEAGKAVSVYFEEKLLEIYPDQSFPVEPEKRSREEEEQKNEDDSDDDIVQPKRKRLKNDEKLLHIK